A region from the Nymphalis io chromosome 9, ilAglIoxx1.1, whole genome shotgun sequence genome encodes:
- the LOC126770821 gene encoding uncharacterized protein LOC126770821, translating into MATAKDTSTFFLEADAKQFDSVLKLYPQAIKLKAEQKTKKPEELIKLDNWYQNELPKKIKSRGKEAHMLHEELVQLMKWKQARGRFYPQLSYLIKVNTPRAVMQETKKAFRKLPNIESAMTALSNLKGVGTATASALLAAASPEIAPFMADECIQAIPEMEGSDYTAKEYLNFVKHIRNVCDRLNKEQNGCGKKWSPHMVELALWTHNIVSDLQPELLGKKPNLTVPTNGESPLPSDESNLEAPSTNGNGKLGGESVNDDTTSCTEDSLDAKGASPATPASPSDNSDSALSTPRAKRQIEEASSAEENSLGDSLDAVPPVAKKLREATH; encoded by the exons ATGGCTACCGCGAAAGACACGTCTACTTTCTTTCTGGAGGCAGATGCGAAACAATTTGACAGTGTTTTAAAGTTATACCCTCAAGCTATTAAATTGAAAGCAGAACAGAAAACGAAGAAACCTGAAGAACTCATAAAATTGGACAATTG gtaCCAGAATGAATTACCAAAGAAAATCAAGTCGAGAGGCAAAGAAGCGCATATGTTGCACGAGGAGCTGGTGCAACTCATGAAATGGAAGCAAGCC agAGGAAGATTTTACCCACAATTATCATATCTGATAAAAGTAAATACGCCAAGAGCGGTGATGCAAGAGACAAAGAAAGCTTTTCGAAAACTGCCAAACATTGAATCAGCAATGACAGCCCTCAGTAATCTCAAGGGAGTGGGTACAGCAACAGCATCTGCACTCCTCGCGGCGGCAAGCCCAGAAATTGCACCATTCATGGCTGACGAATGTATACAAGCAATTCCAGAAATGGAAGGGAGCGATTACACTGCCAAGGAATACCTCAATTTTGTTAAACATATTAGAAATGTCTGTGATAGATTAAATAAG GAACAAAATGGCTGCGGAAAAAAGTGGTCCCCACATATGGTTGAACTTGCATTATGGACACACAACATAGTTTCGGATCTGCAACCCGAGTTACTGGGTAAGAAGCCCAATCTCACTGTACCCACAAATGGAGAATCACCACTACCCAGTGATGAAAGTAATCTTGAAGCACCATCCACAAATGGTAATG GCAAACTAGGCGGAGAATCAGTGAACGACGACACAACGTCATGCACAGAAGACTCTTTGGACGCAAAAGGAGCGTCACCCGCCACTCCTGCCTCGCCTTCCGATAACTCTGACTCCGCACTCAGTACGCCCCGAGCGAAAAG ACAAATAGAAGAGGCGAGTTCAGCGGAAGAGAACTCTCTGGGCGATTCGTTAGACGCGGTGCCACCAGTCGCCAAGAAGCTGCGGGAAGCTACGCACTGA